A segment of the Paramisgurnus dabryanus chromosome 5, PD_genome_1.1, whole genome shotgun sequence genome:
TTGAACGGTTGTCTCAGCGTCCACATGAAATTTACGCTCATGGGTCATCTTTGGGTCAAATTGAATGTCCCAttttccttgagaaagaagcaGTGTTATTGTTAGAAAAGATAAAACTACCAGAGCCTCTTACTTTTATACATGCATATGGTttacctttaaaatatatgtaagtGAGAAGGATCATCTTCATATCAGGAGTTAGATCTTGAACAACATTATCTATTTTGCCGTGTGTTTTCTCCTTTACATATGCATTAATCTTTTCTACGGTTTCTTTGGCACTGAAGTCCACAGAGAAGCCTTCTGACAGGTAAAACTGCTTTACCTTCTCAAAAAACTCAGGATGGGACTTTAACGTGTCGCTCATGTAAACAGCGGTACCGACATCAATGTCCACCCCTGTCTTCCGGTTGATTTCCTCCAAGAGACTTTGATATGTCTTGTGCATTTCTTCAGTGCTTAAGACAGAGCTGTTATGGCCAATGCCCTGGTGAAGCTGCTGTTTGGTCTCACCACCAGCTCCTAAAGACAGTGCAGAAAGAGCCATTGACACACTTATTGGAGAGAAGAAAATATTCTTGGACTGATTCTCGGGTATTGCCGAAAGAGCCTTGTACAGGCGAAAACCAAAATCGTTGTTCATGGACAACAATAATGGGAGATTGTCGGAAATCTGTGATGCAGCTTCATTCTGTCCATGGACGATTGGATGAAAGATTACCAAAGAACAAATCCAGAAATATATGATGCTCCTCTTCATGTTAATGTATTAATATCAGGCCCTGAAGAAACATAACAGAAACACATTTTGGTGACACAATAAAATGCAACAAATGCTTCAATAAACTATTAGCGACAAAACACATTCTGTGTCATGTCCCACACTCCCTGCTGCAGCTCAAATGTATGTATCTATCTATAGAAGTATAGGATTTATCTATCTACTCTATAGAATTCCTTATCTATATGAACAGATTTCCCACCTGTACAACCAGCTGTCGTCTCTCTCCCCAAACTGAACTTCAGTATAAAGCTGTGTCCTTAAATAAGATGAGAAAATAACCTTTACCCCGTTTACTTTGCTGTTATTTtgcaataaaaaatgtaattattaacTTTATGAACACAAATCAgtgcaaataaaaaaagatcctacattataaaaaaatatttgctgcctttaacttttaaaacaaattacaaTGGCTTTGCATGTGACTTCAACTCCCTATTCTAAATTCTGGCCATTGGTTACAGCAGAGATCacctcggttacggatgtaaccctcgttccctgaaggagggaacggagacgtcatgTCATGACCggcgaattgggaactcgcttagagagaccaatctgcttcgataactactaaaacgccaatgaacttggcattgaggtatttgcataatgctggcgccgccccgccaggtgcatATATATGCCGCAGCTGCAGAATACGAAAtgagcttcttttcgctgagaaaacCGGGAGAGTATGACTGGCCGtgacagcagggagcagccctgtggcgacgggacatgacgtctccgttccctccttcagggaacgagggttacatccataaccgagacgttccctttcagtcggtcactacgacgttacgtcgtgaccgacgaattgagaatccctaccaaaacgccactggaGCTGACCTCTTCTAGTGTCTGCAAAAAAGCCCTCCGATTCCACTTAAGGAGATGGAGAATAGgattaaggcagaaggccgggcactagatgttcctttaacctcacagtagtgccagcaactgggaagcgccctatctgagcgggatagtaacgctgcggaagccaccgccccgttaagggcaaatggtgggcgaaagacaaccgtagttgaggaatagacagccgtggctgtgtaagcaaagctgtgctctgctgagggaaacgtgggctagtaggattaaccccacagaaaaatactcacaaaggaaccctgCGTAGGGGATGCAATGTGGATGCCCAAGCCCAACACATAGGTTCGCAagaatacagctagtgaaaggttgacagccaatgctccgcaacatcagctGCCAGGGCAGCGGAGGAAGGACAAATCAAACCATTATACATTTTTGTCCtaaaggccttccatactgacacttaTTGTGAAGCaacagtcggaggctgcaagccgacgtGCGAgtctgttctccgtgctccccctgattAGGAAAGAACACGTTCAACCAGcagcccaaccagcagctctgcagatgtctgttagcgaggaaccacaaGCGAGAGctcaagatgaggcaacactcctagtggagtgcgctctcaaattaaaaggacaaggaatgccctgcagattataagcaagggcgatattatcaactatccaatgagacatcctctgcttagtgacagctttccctctctaCTGACCACCataacagacaaagagctggtctgaggtcctgaggctttgcgtgcgatccacgtagagtcgcagtgcgcgtacggggcacaacaaagccatggttgggtctgcctccttTGGGGGcacgcttgcaagctcaccacctgatccctgaagggagtggtgggaactttgggcacgtagcctggccTATCTCTAAGTGTCACGCtcgagacagcaggaccaaactgaaggcacgaatcgtcaacggAGAATGCGTGTAGGTCCCCTTCTCTCTTCACGGAGGCCAATGcgagcagggtcagagttttcattgacaaaaacttaaaggtcacgttcttcctgatcccattttttaaaccctaattagtgtgtaatgttgctataatagcataaaacaacttttctggtggagggtgacagcctatgCTCCAACCGGTGTTGAAGATATAAGAGCACCACATTGATGACGCATTCTCGCGGCGACAATGGGTAttgtccggcgacgcaaacagatctatctgcgcatgaccgaacttcttccaaattagctgaaccgtctgggggtggagtcgccattcaccggggcgcgcagctcgggaaagcgcgtctgccgctgtattgagcgaacccagaatgtaaatggcacgaagggacctcagatgcttctgactccaaaggaggagatgacgagcgagatgcggcAGGTGACGAGAGcacaaaccgccttgacggttgatatacgcaacagtCGCATTGCTGTcggtgcgaactaatacatcctTTCCTCGCAGCTctgtagcgaagcgtacaagtcccagatatacagcccacaactcgtggcaattgatatgccattgcagctggggtgctgtccacacccctgaagctgcaAGCCCGTCTTATGTGGCTCCCCATCCCGTGTTGGACGCATCTGTGTGGACAACAGCATGCCAAGAGACCTGTCTCATGGGCACACCGgccctgagaaacgcggggtctgacaacggggggaatgttaagcgacacgcaggtgtaatggttacacggtgaatgccggcgcgccacgctctcctcggtactcgatcgtgaagccaacactgaatcggtctcatatggagcagcccgagcggtgtcacagccgcggCTGCtaccatatgccccaggagcttttgaaattgtttcagcgggaccgcgttcttccctcgaaatgaatcgaggcaagtcagaattgactggacacgcgcttctgttagactTGCCGATAAATAGATCGAGTCCaattccatcccgagaaaagagatcctctgcgtgtggcagagtttgctcttttcccagtttaCCCGATAACCCAAatgggcgagatgccgaagcgttaagtCTCTGTGCTCGCAAAGCGTCCGCCGAGAATGCGCttttataagccaatcgtcgaggtaagctaGAATGCAAACACCGCTCTCTCCCAGGAGTTTTAATGCCGCTTCCACCTCTTCCGtaaacacacggggagagagagagacagcccgaatggtaaaactttgtactgatatgcccgcccctcgaacgcaaagcggagaaacggcctgtgacgagggagaatggacacataAAAGTATACGTCTTTCAGGTTTATTGCtacaaaccaatcttgggggcaaATTGAATGAAATATTTGCTTTGACGTTAACATACTGAAGGATCTCTTCTGAAAAGATCTGGgacctcatttataaaactgtgcgtagaatccttactaaaagtctatgtATGCATAAAAGCCAAAAATAACGTACGCAAAAAatattcagatttataaaaccatGTGTACGCACACCAGCAAGCAATATTccttttataaatcacaaatcACATGAAAATGTGCGTACGTGAATCTGCCTCACATCCCACCCTATACACGCccatttttaaccataaataGTAAATGCAAATCCCCTCCTGAATGCTTATCCTCaaattaaagagtaactaaacccctggtcagagcctgactccgcccactggcaatatttgaaaaatgcaagaaaagtgggaagatcccaacggagatttaggggacgaactaagctcgtaccaagtgtgtggtgagatcgtaacaagggcgtggtgagcttgaacctgcttacgtcacgagtcattttttggacccaacatccaataggaaaattcaactgcagtagccaccgttcaacctgaagagggcagcactcagacgtttttacaccatatattgcagtattgaaacactttatatccaaatgtcaaaaaagttactaaaatcaatgaacagcactaataaagcatcattcttagagatcattaactaaaaaaagttggtttagagtttagttactctttaatgaGACTGGCATCCAATTGTTAGTTCGTAAGCTAAATGCGCCCAGCCAATTAACACAAGCCATTGTCGTAATCCTCGAGCATTGAGACGCAGCATTACACACGGGAGTCACCAcagcatttatatatttttacagcaaTTATATACTGTAACACCTTGCCAAAATCACAGCATGAATTAGAggtatcactaaaataaaataaatatgtgttTTCTGCTCCTTTTGTGCACGCGTCTGATATATGCGGACTGTTCTCCATCAGCACGAACGTTCTCCTCTGCTCTACAAAAAGCAGACATATaaaaatgaatcatttaaatttaaaaacataaatagtaATTTCCTTTTACCTAACAGACTTGCATTAACTTGTACACGTGagagtaaatatttattttaatgtaggTGAACGCATGTTTTTTCATGCAGGTTTTCACATCATATTTAGgacttttataataataatatagagagAAACGGTTGTCCGGGAGCGTAATCGGgtagaaaacggcgacttccatgttCTTGTCAGCTCCttgtgcacctcggggaaggaAAGGCACTGGAGGAGAGGGCTGTGAAGCCTGGGCAGCtccgaagaaccaatcatccagacgggacggttcgggctgaggggggttaacctactctaaccctacggtctccgccgctcgagagagcacggccaccatctccgGATCGAACTACGCCGTTGcgacccgaccagagggaggaaggacGTCGGGATCCACATCAGAGGGAGGGGGCCCACCCTCGGTTGTTGAGGAGGCTGTGGATCCTGAGGGAGGCACAACGGATTctgcagacatcgtagaacatgACGCTGCAGTCTCCATTGGAATCTCTGCCGGCTGCAGACGAGGAGGCTGGGAGCcggaggacgaatcccccggccggttcagcacagtgatgcggagGTTATCCTTTGAGAGcctcacagccgcaccgtggcggcgctCGACACTCGCAGGACGGGGGTTGCGCTTTTCCCGTAGGAAAGACAACCAtctccgcaaatccacaagggacatgtccTCGCAGTGAGAACAATTACCCTCAGCAACTGAGCATGAGAGACAACGCTCAAGCATGagagacaacgctcgtgaccgtccttctgACACATGAACTTttcgcacccaagatcgcatggacgaaaagccatcctgaaaaggacgctgatctccagatatacgagagagtggctgtctttaacaAGACACAAAGCTCTCCATAttactcttttagggaaattcactcagatgctcagttgatgatgcgcacagggagaggcaactcacacactaaactcaaaacaaaaaaacatgcagagccgtggaatactgcgagcgtccgctgtggtactgccagtccaaccaacttcagcaatcgttcccaccagagtagagtagcttctcagcagtgatgggaataacggcattataagtaattggcgttagtaactgcgttatttttttcagtaacgagtaatcaaataaattactgtttcccccgttataacgccgttactgacattaaaatgctgcgcattactaaaattgatcttactgtagtgattttcagccgcgtatgctcactctcttagccaaacactgtttttctcttgtgtgtgttgtgagaaacataacggatgatgattggcttaatttcctttggtagccaaccagaggcagagttcacaaaaaggcccgcccacacgcgcagtccaagtccgaggagcgagcagcagtgttaaaaagcatgagcaacttggtcactttgtcgctagatttagcaactttctatcactttagcgactttataggacaaatctagctatcttttctggcgtggttggagacttttgtagactgacatgaaaatacgcgtcgttttctcttctcaacgagcagcggtgctgctgctgactgtgccccatctcaaagcactgacatgcagcccggtcatcgcgcatcaatcactccgaaaacaccggccacagggcgatggcaagtacaacaagcgcaaaggtagcggtcgcaaatgtcacaggtaggggtggacccagatgttaataaggtcacgcccctttttccacctcgaggagtttcccaaagccaccccaatgaccagacacacaaggtaagcatcatatttaaatgcactttatttaatttacttaaaataataaatagggaAGGGAGAAGggggggaacttaaaataacggcctcTTCAGGCTCTCGTTTTTCTTCACCGGCAAGGTTTTCACACAGTTCCTTTCCATGTCGTTCTCACTCTCTTTCTTCACACAGGCTGCTGGCCACAGAATGGTTAAGCGCACAACTGggggtttctctcacctctccagcgaacacaacatacagtaagtatggTAGGTATAAGCTCCTCTTCTCTCTTCCTTCACACAGGCTGCTGGCTGAGACACACAGAATGGTTAGCACACAACTGggggtttctctcacctctccagcAAACACAACATACAATAAGTATGGTGGGTATAATCTTCTCTTCTCTCTTTCTTCACACAGGCTGCTGGCTGAGACACACAGAATGGTTAGCACACAACTGgggttttctctcacctctccagcgaacacaacatacagtaagtatggTAGGTATAAGCTCctcttctctctttctttacACAGGCTGCTACAGCATAGATTGGGAGAATACAACGACTGACGCCGACAGCCTTTCCGTCTTTCCACAGTTCAGAGGATGGAGGCGGGGGTCTAGCAGGcgatacacacacacagcaaaaaGACAGGACActgcaccacttcaagtgaaaggTTTCACAAAATATAGACTCACcacaccacactataagtgagCACTGAGAAACCCCGTCTTCTCCTCCTTCCCGGAATTCGGTATGGCGTTGTTTGTATGACGCAGTCTATATTCATGAGAGCTATAGTCGACAGAGTTGGCTTTCTTCCGGCACTCCCACCACACTGCTCCGCGGTAGGGCCGTCCTGCTTTCACTAAACGCCCTGTCACACAATGGGTTAACAACCAATGTCCAAAGGTATTTGTTTGTACTCACAATCACCACACAGTATGCTCCGTTGTCAGCCTCTTCTCCACACACGGGCTCGTATCCACAGCAGCAGACGAGTGGGCGTGTATACACACAACAAAATGTTTACTCCAGTAATGTCAGTAGCTTTCGTTTCCTTCGAATCCTTTATTACTCACTCTGACACAACAGCAACACCAACACACGCCAACAAAGACTCCAGCAAACGACACCTTGGGGCGATCCTTTAAAAGATCCACGGCTTGCCTTCCTTTCGCCTCCTGTGGTTCTGTCCTCTTTCCGCCTGCTTTCCCAGCGCAGCCtggatcaacagagccttcgGGCTCTTCAGAAGGTGCGTGTCTTTGTTCTGCCTTTGGCAAAGGAACTTTCCCCGTGTCAATCCTTCTCGTGTCAAGCGCTGCTTCTTTGTGTTCCTGCAGAGCTATTTATTTGTCTCCCTCTCACACAGCCTCCAATCACACTTCGCTCGCTTAATTTTCCGCACCTGTGGCTCGTAAAGCCCCGATTATGTTgccctggaaaccaggaagtgaGAAGGTGCGTCATCGAATGCGGCCTGGTGGGAaaccttccgggcggaaccaaacttccctaactttggttccgccgttgaaaagatcgtcaccttgtgacacaaacacgaagtataaagcactacttttccattgttgaggttaaaggcaagaatgtttgtgtaatgtgcaacttatgcccatgaagaaaaagtctctccacgtctgtggcaagtaattctgatctaataaagcacctcacatgctgccacaaaattagtgattactctttagtatccattttagtcatttaacatatttaatttgtaaggggaattcaagttatttgaaatattatttttttttaagtaacgcagtaattacttttcctggtaattaattacttttataataatgtaacgcagttactgtactaactcagttactatttgtgagaagtaataagtaactataactaattacttttttaaaggaacgttcccaacactgcttctcagtagcagatactgctaATTTCGTATTCTGCagctgcggcttatatacgcacctggcggggcggcgctagcattatgcaaatacctcaATGCCAaattcattggcgttttagtagttatcgaagcagattggtctctctaagcgagttcccaattcgtcggtcacaacATGatgtcgtagtgaccgactgaaaggaaaacacactttataaatgaggcacCTGGGGTTCAGTTGATGGGGCATTGTGTTAAAattgcaaaggtcatgggtttaatctAAAAGGAGCACACATGCTAAAGAAATGTGTAGATTGCACTGCTGTTTGGATAACATCATCTGATAAATGAGCAATTTCAACATTATAGATGTGCCATTTGCTGTCAAAACTTGAATTGTAcatgtatggtatgttacgttatggtAACATATGGTATATTACATTAGGGCattgaattgtatgttacgttatggtaacgtatggtatgttacagTAGGGAAATGcctggtatgttacgttatggcaATGAacggtatgttacgttatggcaatgtatagtatattacattatggcaacgtatggtatgtaaCATTAGGGcaatgtatggtatgttacaTTAGGGCTTTAAAtggtatgtttttttatttatttttttatttttattaggaTCCCATTAGCTGATGCAACAAAAGCATCCGCTACTCTTCCTGGGGTCCACACATAACACAAAACTCACATAACAATACACAATCTTTTTATCCAGTCCTATACCACAAACAGCAAATACtcataaaatacaaatatacatatacccactcacatatacacatatacatacagaCACATACCTCTACAtacacatacaatataccaggggtcttcaactactcCTCTTCGGGGGCCAGATTTAAAAATTGTACAAAGGGCCAGCCAAACTTTTAcccatatttttttacttttaccatATATAtaagtgtgttgttgttgttgtttgttacttttgttatagtatatatatatatatatatataaaacatattaaaaagcATGCCTTTTCAAAACAAATGCACACTTCTTGTATCCAGTACAAGTAGCCGTGTCACATGCGGCGAAGCCGAAtaagtttattttctttaatgcaTCCAAAGCTCGAATTGGATCAGTTAATAAAGCACCCGCTGATGGTTGGCAGCCGCTTTCTGACTCACTTTCCGTGTTTTTGGCTGtcatttgtcatgtacagtggaaaggtaaaagtaaccacgctgaatttaaagcaacactatgtagtttttttacctttacataatgtctctaaaattatttcagtgatagaacaacttttaactggacaaattgtactgttgctgcaacctgagcagcctcctagctgctacaagctgtcagaatcctgccggatcctgttggtattttagtctagtttagcatggcagggttctgacagtacatatgttctatgtgggaagtgtgtggttgtagtattggtttatttcgaccacgcatttcccgggtctcgtcactttttccccgatcccttactcgtgattattttccaggtgtatgtaatttactttctccctatttaagagtccttgtgtttgttgtccggtgcacgttcgtcttgtttTCATGCCTTGTCCCATGCTAGTTTCTTGCCCTGTCGGTTCCAGTAAGTTTGTGTATATTGTAGTCTTGATCTGTTTTGTGTTTGAAAAGTTTAATGTTAGTATTGTTAGTTTAGTGTCAGTTTCGTGTAGTGCTGTCGCCagtgtcttgttttgccccctcgtgggttttgttttcctgttttttcccctgtttgtaataaattccttttttgttaagtccgcatctgggttcgtgtttTGTGTTCCCCGATTCCTGACAGAACGAACGTGCCAGAAAAGAACCCAGCGGACATGTACACCGGTACTC
Coding sequences within it:
- the LOC135732312 gene encoding serpin A3-3-like yields the protein MKRSIIYFWICSLVIFHPIVHGQNEAASQISDNLPLLLSMNNDFGFRLYKALSAIPENQSKNIFFSPISVSMALSALSLGAGGETKQQLHQGIGHNSSVLSTEEMHKTYQSLLEEINRKTGVDIDVGTAVYMSDTLKSHPEFFEKVKQFYLSEGFSVDFSAKETVEKINAYVKEKTHGKIDNVVQDLTPDMKMILLTYIYFKGKWDIQFDPKMTHERKFHVDAETTVQVQMMHENDEFKVFYDTHLSTKVLALDYNDSFSMFLALPDKSITDLEAAISHRDFEKWKNGVSKRIVDVYVPKLSLKTSYNLKEILKGMGIHEIFTGNANFTRLSAEGLSVSEVLHEAALDVDEEGTTAAAVTVIGERSARPNPMNVFLFDHPFMIFIVDHQNSILFMGKIVNPAAK